A single region of the Vicia villosa cultivar HV-30 ecotype Madison, WI linkage group LG4, Vvil1.0, whole genome shotgun sequence genome encodes:
- the LOC131596590 gene encoding outer envelope pore protein 24, chloroplastic, with the protein MKAALKGKYDLDQNTSGAATVAFNAGDVKLRASITDATFKSGPSLTGLVLAVEKPGSFSVDYNVPKKDFRFQFMNTVRVAEKPLNLAYIHSKGDNRTILDGTLVWDPSNKVSANYAVESGNCKLKYSYNHKGLTTIEPTYDVAKNSWDFAVSGKVYGDDSLKASYQTSSKVLGLEWTRSSKQTGCFKVVASVNLAEEKKIPKLSVESTLNFEM; encoded by the exons ATGAAGGCCGCTTTGAAGGGCAAATACGACCTTGACCAGAACACCAGCGGCGCCGCCACCGTCGCCTTCAACGCCGGCGACGTCAAACTCCGAGCATCCATAACCGACGCCACTTTCAAAAGCGGCCCCAGCTTAACCGGCCTAGTCCTCGCCGTAGAGAAACCTGGCTCCTTCAGTGTCGACTACAACGTCCCCAAAAAG GATTTTCGGTTTCAGTTCATGAACACCGTTAGGGTTGCAGAGAAACCGTTGAATTTGGCATACATACATAGCAAAGGAGATAACAGAACAATTTTGGACGGAACGTTGGTGTGGGACCCATCGAACAAGGTTTCAGCGAACTACGCTGTTGAATCTGGGAACTGTAAATTGAAGTATAGCTATAATCATAAGGGTTTGACTACAATTGAACCTACCTATGATGTTGCTAAGAATTCTTGGGACTTTGCAGTTTCTGGAAAAGTTTACGGTGATGATTCTCTCAAAGCTTCTTATCAGACTTCAAGCAAGGTGTTAGGGTTGGAGTGGACAAGGAGTTCCAAACAAACTGGTTGCTTCAAG GTTGTGGCGTCCGTTAATTTGGCGGAGGAAAAGAAAATTCCCAAACTCAGTGTTGAGTCCACATTGAATTTTGAGATGTAG
- the LOC131598624 gene encoding uncharacterized protein LOC131598624 codes for MKTSQSRHKSSHDKRRDDLEFEEGDHVFLRVTPVTGVGRALKSKKLTPRFVGPYQISERVGAIAYRVALPLNLSNLHDVFHVSQLRKYISDPSHVILMDNIQVRDNLMIETLPVKIEDREMKQLRGKDISLMKVV; via the coding sequence ATGAAAACTTCGCAAAGTAGGCATAAGAGCTCTCATGACAAGAGAAGGGATGATCTTGAATTTGAGGAAGGAGACCATGTATTTTTGAGAGTTACTCCAGTGACCGGTGTTGGACGTGCATTGAAATCGAAGAAGCTTACGCCTCGATTCGTTGGTccgtatcagatttcagagagAGTAGGAGCTATTGCTTATCGGGTGGCCTTGCCActtaatctttcgaatttgcatgatgtattccatgtttcACAACTTCGGAAATATATTtcggatccatctcatgtgattctAATGGATAACATACAAGTTCGGGATAACCTTATGATAGAGACATTACCGGTGAAGATTGAAGACCGTGAAATGAAGCAGTTGAGAGGTAAAGATATTTCTCTCATGAAGGTGGTTTGA
- the LOC131594184 gene encoding uncharacterized protein LOC131594184 isoform X1 produces MRNLCPNFEKEDGLETVLEVPIPEDMWTGIGSSGSNRWQNLCALMKAQISNDKSSHLSATSNNEFIALLKLVGSPLIPLQVQCDRTLTRPLKDSSIEASSANYIVQQYIAATGGMGALDSLKSMYAVGQVRMFGSEMRAGDDSIKPIGRAEVGGFVLWQKNPNLWHFELVVSGFKVSAGSDGKIAWTQSSSKPCHANKGPPRPLRRVFQGLDPRCTANLFLDAVCVGEKTINKEDCFLLKVETAHDVLQAQNTSHTEIIRHTVWGYFSQRTGLLVKFEDSKLVRMKPGKEIDSVFWETSIESVIEDYRYIDGIKIAHGGKTVAILYRYGVAHNHRRRIEETWRIEEVDFNICGLSMDCFLPPSDIKKEQEVAEQIVS; encoded by the exons ATGAGGAACCTCTGTCCAAATTTCGAGAAGGAAGACGGATTAGAAACGGTTTTGGAAGTTCCGATTCCGGAGGATATGTGGACTGGAATCGGAAGCAGTGGTTCCAATCGGTGGCAGAATCTTTGCGCGCTCATGAAAGCGCAGATTTCTAACGATAAATCTTCGCATCTTTCTGCTACTTCTAATAATGAATTCATCGCGTTGCTTAAACTTGTTGGTTCTCCTCTTATTCCTCTTCAGGTTCAATGCGATCGTACGTTAACTCGTCCTCTCAAAGATTCTAGCATC GAAGCTTCAAGTGCAAATTATATAGTGCAGCAATACATAGCTGCCACAGGAGGAATGGGAGCATTGGATTCACTGAAGAGTATGTATGCAGTTGGGCAAGTGAGGATGTTTGGGTCAGAAATGCGTGCGGGAGATGATAGCATTAAACCGATTGGTAGAGCTGAAGTGGGAGGTTTTGTGTTATGGCAAAAGAATCCAAATTTGTGGCACTTTGAATTGGTTGTCTCTGGTTTCAAAGTCAGTGCAGGGAGTGATGGGAAGATAGCATGGACACAGTCTTCTTCTAAACCTTGTCATGCTAATAAAGGACCTCCAAGACCTCTTCGCCGCGTCTTTCAG GGACTGGATCCAAGATGTACAGCCAACTTGTTTCTAGATGCTGTATGTGTAGGAGAGAAAACCATTAACAAAGAAGATTGTTTTCTACTAAAAGTAGAGACAGCACATGACGTCCTCCAAGCACAAAACACGTCTCACACAGAAATTATCAGACACACGGTGTGGGGATACTTTAGCCAACGCACAGGGTTACTTGTCAAATTCGAAGATTCCAAGTTGGTTAGAATGAAGCCGGGCAAGGAAATTGATTCTGTTTTTTGGGAAACAAGCATTGAGTCAGTGATTGAGGATTATAGATACATAGATGGTATTAAAATAGCACATGGTGGCAAGACAGTGGCCATTTTATACAGATATGGTGTAGCACATAACCATAGGCGACGAATTGAAGAGACGTGGAGGATTGAAGAAGTTGATTTTAACATTTGTGGCTTGTCAATGGATTGTTTTTTGCCTCCCTCTGATATCAAGAAGGAACAAGAAGTTGCAGAACAAATTGTGTCGTAG
- the LOC131594184 gene encoding uncharacterized protein LOC131594184 isoform X2: protein MNSSRCLNLLVLLLFLFRFNAIEASSANYIVQQYIAATGGMGALDSLKSMYAVGQVRMFGSEMRAGDDSIKPIGRAEVGGFVLWQKNPNLWHFELVVSGFKVSAGSDGKIAWTQSSSKPCHANKGPPRPLRRVFQGLDPRCTANLFLDAVCVGEKTINKEDCFLLKVETAHDVLQAQNTSHTEIIRHTVWGYFSQRTGLLVKFEDSKLVRMKPGKEIDSVFWETSIESVIEDYRYIDGIKIAHGGKTVAILYRYGVAHNHRRRIEETWRIEEVDFNICGLSMDCFLPPSDIKKEQEVAEQIVS, encoded by the exons ATGAATTCATCGCGTTGCTTAAACTTGTTGGTTCTCCTCTTATTCCTCTTCAGGTTCAATGCGATC GAAGCTTCAAGTGCAAATTATATAGTGCAGCAATACATAGCTGCCACAGGAGGAATGGGAGCATTGGATTCACTGAAGAGTATGTATGCAGTTGGGCAAGTGAGGATGTTTGGGTCAGAAATGCGTGCGGGAGATGATAGCATTAAACCGATTGGTAGAGCTGAAGTGGGAGGTTTTGTGTTATGGCAAAAGAATCCAAATTTGTGGCACTTTGAATTGGTTGTCTCTGGTTTCAAAGTCAGTGCAGGGAGTGATGGGAAGATAGCATGGACACAGTCTTCTTCTAAACCTTGTCATGCTAATAAAGGACCTCCAAGACCTCTTCGCCGCGTCTTTCAG GGACTGGATCCAAGATGTACAGCCAACTTGTTTCTAGATGCTGTATGTGTAGGAGAGAAAACCATTAACAAAGAAGATTGTTTTCTACTAAAAGTAGAGACAGCACATGACGTCCTCCAAGCACAAAACACGTCTCACACAGAAATTATCAGACACACGGTGTGGGGATACTTTAGCCAACGCACAGGGTTACTTGTCAAATTCGAAGATTCCAAGTTGGTTAGAATGAAGCCGGGCAAGGAAATTGATTCTGTTTTTTGGGAAACAAGCATTGAGTCAGTGATTGAGGATTATAGATACATAGATGGTATTAAAATAGCACATGGTGGCAAGACAGTGGCCATTTTATACAGATATGGTGTAGCACATAACCATAGGCGACGAATTGAAGAGACGTGGAGGATTGAAGAAGTTGATTTTAACATTTGTGGCTTGTCAATGGATTGTTTTTTGCCTCCCTCTGATATCAAGAAGGAACAAGAAGTTGCAGAACAAATTGTGTCGTAG